In Sebaldella termitidis ATCC 33386, one DNA window encodes the following:
- a CDS encoding DKNYY domain-containing protein — protein MKKRLLVLFLVLGVISFSTSCYIYEYEKKDGKVIFSQSIVPGGHTIKTNQVKKADLKTFEVLDKSEKVARDKKNFYYMGKLVKGIDGETVEVVNVETKNPDMGKKIVDGIEVTVRLSTAAHCFKPYITEVRDKNGNHLIMDIQSGMYELVE, from the coding sequence ATGAAAAAAAGGTTATTAGTACTATTTTTAGTTTTGGGTGTGATTTCTTTTTCTACTTCCTGTTATATTTATGAATATGAAAAGAAAGATGGAAAAGTAATTTTTTCTCAAAGTATAGTTCCGGGAGGACACACAATTAAAACGAATCAAGTGAAAAAAGCTGATCTAAAAACTTTTGAAGTATTAGATAAAAGTGAAAAAGTAGCCAGAGATAAAAAAAACTTTTATTATATGGGGAAATTAGTAAAAGGAATAGACGGTGAAACAGTAGAAGTAGTTAATGTAGAAACAAAAAATCCAGATATGGGAAAGAAAATAGTTGACGGAATAGAGGTTACTGTGAGACTTTCAACTGCGGCTCATTGTTTTAAACCATATATTACTGAAGTAAGAGATAAAAATGGAAATCATTTAATAATGGATATTCAGTCCGGAATGTATGAGCTGGTTGAATAA